CTGAATACAAACATCAACTATTATTAGTGTTATCAGTGCCAATAACAAGCCTCTCAAAACAGTTTGAAGATTGATTTTTTTAGCAAAACCAAATTTTGCCCAATTCCAATTACTACCCCAAAGAAGAAATAAGGCAACAGATAAACCAAAGAAGTAGCCGAAATTCCTATCAAAATAAGACAGTATCGGTGCTATAATCATTACAAAAACAACTATGTATGGCTTTGAGAGAAATTTAAAGAGTCTATTTTTCATTTTTGTTTTTTTATGGTAAAAAATCTATTTCGTGTTTTTTATCAATTATTAAACGTTATAATGGTTATTTACAAGTTTGAAAATCAGCAAGTTATCTAAAAACAAAGCAGTCTTATTTTTCCATAGCGACAGGTTTGCAAACCTGTCGCTATGGAAAAATGAACATTACTAAATTAACCATGCTAATGTTTATTATATTTCCCTTTTTTCTCCATCAGCTAAGACTCTGTAATAGATATTTTCTTCAATTAGTAATCCTTCTGATTCGTGATAGGGAAAGTTTTTATGATAATCTTTAGGATGTTTTACATCAATGCCAATTACTTTTCCATTGAACTTTCTGTTTACTTCAGATTGAAGTGTGTGTCCTACCACAACTGATTTTGCATTAAATTTATCAAGTCCTTTTTCTACTTCTTCTTGGGTTAAATCATCTTTGTAATATACTCTATACCAACAAATTCCTGTTTTGGTAGAGTTTAAAAACTGTTCAATAGTTTTTTCTCTTTCGGGATAATAGGCTCTGTAATAATTATTTCTAACAATTTGATTTATTTCATCCAAACTTATTTCATAGTTTGCCAAATCTGGATGAATGCCCCCGTGAACAAAAAGATTTCCATTGATGATTTCCAATGTATTTTTACTTGACATCCATTTTCCAATAAAAGAATCCTGATTGTATAATTCGTGAAGTTGTTTGCCTAAAATATTTGAAGCTGCAAAATATTTGGGTGCTGCATCTCTATAAAAACCTTGCATATTTTTCAGTTCGTGATTTCCTAAAATAAAATGCACACCCCCACCTTGTTTTTTAGCATCTTGTTCTAGTTTGTAGATAAACCAAAGTACTTGAGTAACCGACCAACCTCTATCTACAAAATCGCCTACCAAAACCAAATGACCTTTTTTAAAAATCCAATTCAGTTTTTTATCAATGACTTTATTAGCAATGAGAAAATCACGAAAGGTTTTATAACCTCCTTCAATATCTGAAATGGCTAAAATAGGCTGATTGTCATCATAACTTGTTGGTGGAATATCAATTTCTGGATTAATTTCAATTTCAAAATAAGTAGAATCAATCTGAAAATAAGAATTTATCAAAATTTTTCCTGTGGTAGAATGTTCCTTTTGCTCCAAATAAAATCCATCATTTTTATTCCCTCTGATATGATTTACTTGTAGTGTACTATTGTTTTTATAGAAAACATACGGACCTTCTTTGTCTATAACCATCATTAAAGGATGGTCATCATAATGTAGAGATGCACCGATATTTAGACCAACTACGATAGCAATAGCTGATAAAACCAAGATGGTAAGACTAATATGTTTCAAATATCTAAATAAGTTCTTTTTTAGTGTATTCATTGTTGCTTAAAATTTGAGATTTATAAAAAAAATTAGACAAATCTAAAAGTCTTCAAATTATGCTTCAATTAATTGGGATAGACACATACTTGTGAGTGATATAAAATCAAAACATGTATATAAAATCCTTTTATCACTCGTTTGAGTTAGTTGAACATCGCTAAATGGTTGTTTATCAACTTATTTGTAATAGACATTCTATGCGCTTAATTTTGTAGGATGATGATAAAACTAAGTAGAAAAAAATGGATTGTAATCACAACTTTGGCAAGTGTATTGGCACTTTTTCCAATAGTGGTAACTGCCTTCGAATTAATCAGTACAGAAAAAGATTCTGTCATTTTTTTAGAAAATTATCCTACTTCGGTTACAATTCTGATTTTATTGTATTATGTATTTCTAGTTTTGCTGGGGATTTATTGGTTTGTCAGACAACTCATTGCCTTTTTTAGCTTAAAAAATGAAAAAGAGAAAAACGAATTACTGCATCTGAAAAGTCAAGTAAGTCCACACTTTTTTTTCAATATGCTCAATAATTTATATGGTTTGGTAGAAAAAGATAGTAAAAAAGCGAAAGAGTTGATTTTGAAACTTTCGGATATGATGCGATATAGCATTTATGAAGGCGAAAAAGAATCTGTTAGTTTGGAAGAAGAAATTGATTTCTTGGAAAATTATATTGAGTTGCACAAAATGCGTTACCACAAGAAAATAAATGTAAAATTGAATTCTCAAATTGATGAAAATTATAAAATAATGCCTTTGTTATTCATTATTTTACTAGAAAACTCGTTCAAACATGGAGTTGAAAATCTAAGAGAAAATGCTTTTGTTACTATTGATGTTTTGGCTTCTGAGGATAAAATACGATTTAGAATAGAAAATAACTTTGACAATTCAGATTTTTCAGACAAAAAAGAACATACTGGAATAGGCTTGAAAAACCTCAGACGACGCTTAGAATTAGGTTATAAAAACAAATATGATTTATCTTTTTCTACAACTGAAAATATCTATAAAGTAGAATTGACCTTAAATAAAATTTAAAATTTAAATTTAAACTTTGCCGTTGTCAGTGTCTCACCGACGACCTACAAATTATGATTAAATATCTAATTATTGATGATGAATATATTGCTCACGATATTATAAAAGATTATTGTGATTTGTTGCCAACCATGCAACTTATGAAGAACTGTTATGATGCTTTGGAAGCCTTTGATTATTTGAGCAAACATGATGTAGATTTAATCTTCCTAGATTTGAATATGCCAAAACTTAAAGGTTTTGATTTTCTAAAGACTTTGACCAAATCGCCAAAAGTAATTGTAACTACGGCTTACAAAGAATATGCGCTTGAAGGCTATGAGCTTAATATTTCAGATTATTTACTCAAACCATTTGGCTTCGAACGTTTTTTAAAGGCTGTCAACAAAACGTTTAGTCAGTCTGCCAGTTTTGCTACAAATGTGCCTACAAATACAGTTTCAAATCGCATTTTTTTTCAGAGCAACAAAAAATACATTCAAGTAGAAATAGATAAAATTCAATATTTGGAGGCTTCTGGAAATTACACCAACATACATACTACAGAAGAAACTATCAGTATTCGTGATAAAATATCAAATCTAGTAGAAATTTTACCAAAAGAAGAATTTTTACAAGTCCATAAATCATTTGCAGTTTCCCCAAAACACATCAAAAGTATTGAAGGAAATCAAATTTTCATTTCTGACAATTGCATTCCGATTGGTAAGATGTATAAAATGAATATTGTGCAGTTGCTCAAATAAATTTAGCTAATCTCAGAGATACCAATAAAAACACTGAAAAAATAAATAATTAATAAATTTTGAATTTTTTCAGAAAAAAAAGAGTTTAGTATTTATGATAATTAAAATAAGGTTTTAATCTTGTTAGTCTTTGAAAATCAATAATTTATCTATCGTTTTTTTTAAAACATAAATGATAAAAAGGCTTTTTAGATAGCTAGGGAAAGAAAAAAGATAAGATTTTTCAGAAAAAAAATGAAATTCTATTTGCAGATACAAAAAAAAGGCGTACCTTTGCATCGCATTAAGGGAAAAGAAACACACAAAAATGCTTCAAAAATACCTTAAAAAGCAAAACAAATAAGTTGTTAAAAGAACAATTTTAAAAAATGCTCCGTTCGTCTAGCGGTTAGGACGCCAGGTTTTCATCCTG
This is a stretch of genomic DNA from Bernardetia sp. MNP-M8. It encodes these proteins:
- a CDS encoding metallophosphoesterase encodes the protein MNTLKKNLFRYLKHISLTILVLSAIAIVVGLNIGASLHYDDHPLMMVIDKEGPYVFYKNNSTLQVNHIRGNKNDGFYLEQKEHSTTGKILINSYFQIDSTYFEIEINPEIDIPPTSYDDNQPILAISDIEGGYKTFRDFLIANKVIDKKLNWIFKKGHLVLVGDFVDRGWSVTQVLWFIYKLEQDAKKQGGGVHFILGNHELKNMQGFYRDAAPKYFAASNILGKQLHELYNQDSFIGKWMSSKNTLEIINGNLFVHGGIHPDLANYEISLDEINQIVRNNYYRAYYPEREKTIEQFLNSTKTGICWYRVYYKDDLTQEEVEKGLDKFNAKSVVVGHTLQSEVNRKFNGKVIGIDVKHPKDYHKNFPYHESEGLLIEENIYYRVLADGEKREI
- a CDS encoding histidine kinase — protein: MIKLSRKKWIVITTLASVLALFPIVVTAFELISTEKDSVIFLENYPTSVTILILLYYVFLVLLGIYWFVRQLIAFFSLKNEKEKNELLHLKSQVSPHFFFNMLNNLYGLVEKDSKKAKELILKLSDMMRYSIYEGEKESVSLEEEIDFLENYIELHKMRYHKKINVKLNSQIDENYKIMPLLFIILLENSFKHGVENLRENAFVTIDVLASEDKIRFRIENNFDNSDFSDKKEHTGIGLKNLRRRLELGYKNKYDLSFSTTENIYKVELTLNKI
- a CDS encoding LytTR family DNA-binding domain-containing protein, producing MIKYLIIDDEYIAHDIIKDYCDLLPTMQLMKNCYDALEAFDYLSKHDVDLIFLDLNMPKLKGFDFLKTLTKSPKVIVTTAYKEYALEGYELNISDYLLKPFGFERFLKAVNKTFSQSASFATNVPTNTVSNRIFFQSNKKYIQVEIDKIQYLEASGNYTNIHTTEETISIRDKISNLVEILPKEEFLQVHKSFAVSPKHIKSIEGNQIFISDNCIPIGKMYKMNIVQLLK